One window of Thermocoleostomius sinensis A174 genomic DNA carries:
- the pgl gene encoding 6-phosphogluconolactonase — MIKNVEILSDKAALVQRSLELVLAKMEAAIRDRGQFTLALSGGSTPKPLYEALATQACPWDKLHIFWGDERYVPPDHPDSNEGMARKAWLNRVPIPATNIHPMPTDASDPAEAAQRYEQDLQRIFQLQPGEIPALDVILLGMGDDGHTASLFPHTDALQVHDRLITVGNKDGQPRITFTAPLINQARCVIFMVSGVSKQAALSQIFASTADDAAYPARMIQPVGELWWLLDQAAGENLAVAS, encoded by the coding sequence ATGATTAAGAATGTTGAGATTTTGTCTGATAAAGCGGCTTTGGTACAGCGATCGCTCGAGTTGGTGCTAGCTAAGATGGAAGCCGCGATCCGCGATCGGGGTCAGTTCACCCTAGCCCTATCAGGCGGCAGCACGCCCAAACCGTTGTATGAAGCTTTAGCAACTCAAGCATGTCCCTGGGACAAACTCCACATCTTCTGGGGGGATGAGCGTTATGTTCCGCCGGATCATCCCGACAGTAACGAAGGGATGGCTCGCAAAGCCTGGTTAAATCGAGTACCCATTCCAGCCACTAATATTCACCCCATGCCCACCGATGCGTCTGATCCAGCCGAGGCAGCCCAACGCTATGAGCAAGACCTACAGCGAATCTTTCAACTTCAGCCTGGTGAAATTCCAGCCCTAGATGTGATTTTGTTGGGCATGGGCGATGATGGGCACACGGCGTCGCTTTTTCCGCACACCGACGCTCTGCAAGTCCACGATCGACTCATTACTGTGGGCAATAAAGACGGTCAGCCGCGAATTACATTTACAGCCCCTTTAATCAATCAAGCTCGTTGTGTCATCTTTATGGTGTCTGGTGTCAGTAAACAAGCGGCGCTGTCGCAAATTTTTGCTTCTACAGCCGATGATGCTGCCTATCCTGCCCGTATGATCCAGCCAGTAGGAGAACTCTGGTGGTTGCTAGATCAAGCAGCAGGGGAAAATCTTGCAGTCGCATCTTAA
- a CDS encoding carboxypeptidase-like regulatory domain-containing protein: protein MLNLNRAMRNRQTQWLLLAATILVMTIALLLARPVLHLWQKPHGTSLLYGKVSDTRHWYDTHGHNLITHAKVTINSLPPQTTYTDDSGQFWFKGLRNINYQIAIENPSENNRQYTFVTRVAGRTGRFYDLASDEKHNLKEMDY, encoded by the coding sequence ATGCTTAATCTCAATCGAGCCATGCGTAACCGTCAAACTCAGTGGCTGCTCCTAGCGGCTACCATTCTAGTCATGACGATCGCCCTACTGCTAGCGCGTCCAGTCCTTCATTTGTGGCAAAAACCACACGGCACCAGTTTACTCTACGGCAAAGTGTCCGATACACGCCACTGGTATGATACCCACGGGCATAACCTGATTACTCATGCCAAAGTCACAATTAACTCGCTGCCACCGCAGACTACCTACACCGACGACAGCGGGCAATTTTGGTTCAAAGGACTGCGGAATATCAACTACCAAATTGCGATTGAAAATCCCTCGGAAAACAATCGGCAATATACCTTTGTCACTCGTGTAGCTGGACGCACCGGACGCTTCTATGATCTCGCCTCAGACGAGAAACACAATCTCAAGGAAATGGATTACTAA
- a CDS encoding alkaline phosphatase, whose amino-acid sequence MNVRSNGERTWHWLKTTRFLCLLICCIFYIYCVVPISAVWAQPGQTRSPDDPLTLGAVNPAPVRIWPVNNTTLITGQRFDLRVETTIPAEQPPMLQSLTINGEDVTRTFQQGIEAEMAMAGGELEVGMPPADSGFLGQTLRNYSFDQPGNYEVSAIVTLDGEPITVTNTYRVQNFQPADGLNKIILMMGDGMGTPLRTGARIMEYGIQDGQPAGHLQIEQMPELALVSTHSLNSLIPDSANTAAAWVSGAKTINNALNAFPDNTPDNPLDNPRVETLPQYMKRNYNWGIGMVTTAFLTDATPSSFASNIRHRNQYESIAQQYFDFYDDAFYQPATGYQSLAELTQPVDVLLGPGARHFIGDEGLSEQQFKDGSVRRDNQDLITVAKEQGYTFVTDLQTMNAAPNDRPIFGLFLGDFRPDAALGPQNIPSALDLLVSRGQATIRGRGAADLNPPIPPEFATIPMLEEMTAKGITVLNTLYPNGWMLQVESSQSDKLAHPLDPDRTLYEVLTLDQSVGVARAFAAQEGTTLILVTADHAQGQTVGGTVDTLAIQEGRIDLQEAMRSFTDAGFSDYRDLDANGYPDESDPPNKLVLGISARPAFRTDFLTDDINLDPALEEDGSTPNPARNPDGLLLTADLERSTTVANHTADDVPLAAEGPGSSLFNGVIDNIEIFQRMAAAISGVRERGQLAALIPSDRPSVLAQQTHPASTHRTAYHS is encoded by the coding sequence ATGAATGTGCGTTCCAATGGGGAACGAACCTGGCACTGGTTGAAAACCACCAGGTTTCTGTGTCTACTCATTTGTTGTATCTTCTATATCTATTGTGTTGTTCCGATTTCAGCAGTTTGGGCCCAACCAGGTCAAACCCGATCGCCCGACGATCCATTGACGTTAGGAGCGGTGAACCCTGCTCCCGTGAGAATTTGGCCTGTCAATAACACCACTCTGATTACTGGACAACGATTTGACCTGCGAGTAGAAACTACGATTCCTGCCGAGCAACCACCAATGCTGCAATCCCTGACGATTAATGGGGAAGATGTTACCCGCACCTTTCAACAGGGTATCGAGGCAGAAATGGCGATGGCCGGAGGCGAACTGGAAGTAGGAATGCCGCCCGCCGATTCTGGTTTTTTGGGTCAAACATTACGAAACTATTCGTTTGACCAACCGGGAAATTATGAAGTATCGGCGATCGTCACATTGGATGGCGAACCAATTACCGTGACGAATACCTATCGCGTTCAAAATTTTCAACCCGCCGATGGGTTAAACAAAATCATCTTGATGATGGGCGATGGCATGGGAACCCCGTTGCGCACTGGGGCCCGCATCATGGAATATGGCATTCAGGATGGACAACCTGCCGGACATTTGCAGATTGAGCAAATGCCAGAATTGGCGCTGGTATCAACGCATTCGCTCAACAGTTTGATTCCCGATTCTGCCAACACCGCTGCGGCTTGGGTATCTGGAGCAAAAACCATCAACAATGCCCTCAATGCCTTTCCTGATAACACACCCGATAATCCACTTGATAATCCCCGTGTTGAAACGTTGCCGCAATACATGAAGCGCAACTATAACTGGGGCATTGGTATGGTGACGACTGCCTTCCTTACTGATGCCACACCATCGTCCTTTGCGTCCAATATTCGCCACCGCAACCAGTATGAGTCGATCGCCCAGCAGTATTTCGACTTCTACGATGATGCGTTCTATCAACCCGCCACTGGCTACCAAAGCCTGGCCGAACTGACGCAACCCGTAGACGTATTGTTGGGTCCAGGAGCACGTCACTTCATTGGCGATGAAGGTCTGAGCGAACAGCAGTTCAAAGATGGCAGCGTGCGGCGCGATAACCAGGATTTGATTACCGTCGCTAAAGAGCAGGGCTATACCTTCGTAACCGATCTGCAAACCATGAATGCGGCTCCCAACGATCGCCCAATTTTTGGGTTATTTCTTGGGGATTTTCGCCCCGATGCAGCATTGGGACCACAAAATATTCCCTCAGCACTGGACTTGTTGGTGTCTCGCGGACAGGCAACGATTCGCGGTCGTGGAGCGGCCGATCTAAATCCACCGATTCCGCCAGAGTTCGCCACAATTCCTATGCTTGAAGAAATGACGGCTAAGGGTATTACGGTACTAAACACACTGTATCCCAATGGTTGGATGCTGCAAGTCGAATCGTCGCAGTCGGACAAGCTAGCTCATCCCCTCGACCCCGATCGTACTCTGTACGAAGTGCTGACGTTGGATCAATCGGTGGGAGTGGCACGGGCGTTTGCGGCTCAAGAGGGTACGACGCTGATTTTGGTGACGGCTGATCATGCTCAAGGGCAAACGGTTGGCGGCACCGTTGATACGCTAGCTATTCAAGAAGGACGAATTGATTTGCAAGAGGCGATGCGATCGTTCACAGATGCAGGGTTTAGCGACTACCGTGATCTGGATGCCAACGGCTACCCTGATGAGTCTGATCCGCCCAATAAACTAGTGCTAGGAATTTCAGCACGACCTGCCTTCCGCACAGATTTTCTCACCGATGATATTAATCTCGATCCGGCCTTGGAAGAAGACGGGTCTACGCCCAACCCAGCCCGCAATCCCGATGGGTTACTGCTGACCGCTGACCTAGAGCGATCGACCACGGTAGCAAATCACACTGCCGATGATGTGCCCCTTGCAGCCGAAGGACCCGGTAGCTCTTTGTTCAATGGCGTGATTGATAACATCGAAATATTTCAGCGTATGGCAGCCGCCATCAGTGGCGTTCGTGAGCGAGGACAACTAGCCGCCTTGATACCCAGCGATCGACCGTCTGTACTAGCTCAACAGACGCATCCGGCTAGTACGCATCGCACAGCTTACCACAGCTAA
- a CDS encoding pentapeptide repeat-containing protein, with protein MSDLERYYRVLGLEPGASLEEVNQAYKDLVFVWHPDRLPKDNPRLQEKAHAKLKEFNQARDQLRSHHVARKTSAPSSDSSATNSSAYQPRSPYPHSPYPRSAQTVPPRYHYYQPPPRPSYSRSQPPQTPYSPASSSSSAQSRVYQPSSQPSTYAASGSRSANFARKDKDLSGSDFTGADLREKDLSCRNLSQANLSNANLSDAFLHRVNLAEANLQGANLFRANLLEADLRRANLQGANLIGADLSGADLSGANLKGARIGVSNRLMVKLTGAKLAGVIMPDGTIHA; from the coding sequence ATGAGCGATCTAGAGCGGTATTACCGAGTATTAGGGCTGGAACCGGGGGCTTCCCTAGAGGAGGTGAATCAGGCCTATAAGGACCTAGTGTTTGTTTGGCATCCCGATCGCCTTCCCAAAGATAATCCTCGATTGCAAGAGAAAGCCCATGCCAAGCTGAAAGAATTTAACCAAGCCCGCGATCAGTTGCGATCGCATCATGTTGCTCGTAAAACCTCTGCGCCCTCATCCGACTCTTCAGCGACTAACTCATCCGCGTATCAACCTCGTTCTCCTTATCCCCATTCGCCCTATCCACGTTCAGCGCAGACCGTTCCGCCCCGTTACCACTACTATCAACCACCGCCGCGCCCATCCTATTCGCGAAGTCAACCTCCTCAGACTCCCTATTCTCCTGCTTCTTCATCTTCATCAGCACAAAGCCGAGTTTATCAACCGTCTTCGCAACCATCAACCTACGCGGCATCTGGGTCACGATCGGCAAATTTCGCTCGCAAGGACAAAGACCTCAGCGGCAGTGATTTTACAGGAGCCGATTTGCGGGAAAAAGATCTTTCCTGTCGTAACCTGAGTCAGGCCAACTTGAGCAACGCCAATCTGAGCGATGCGTTTTTGCATCGAGTCAACTTGGCAGAAGCCAACCTGCAAGGAGCGAATCTGTTTAGAGCCAACTTGCTAGAAGCAGATTTAAGACGAGCCAATCTGCAAGGAGCAAATTTGATTGGCGCAGATTTGAGCGGGGCAGACCTGAGCGGCGCCAATTTGAAAGGAGCACGCATTGGAGTATCGAATCGACTCATGGTCAAGCTAACAGGGGCTAAATTGGCTGGGGTTATAATGCCCGATGGAACCATTCATGCCTAG
- a CDS encoding MBOAT family O-acyltransferase — MLFNSVEFIVWFLPATLLLFFQIGRFGYYRLAIAWLFAASLIFYSWWNPINLIVLIGSILFNFAIGAGLSRSPLHSSLKQAGLALGIGSNLALIGYFKYASFLAETTNAVLQTNFYLGEIILPLGISFFTFQQIAYLIDSYRGEVTSSYTLLDYCLFVAFFPQLIAGPLLHHKEIISQFTNKSIFQIQPNNFAIGLTIFAIGLFKKIVFADTVAVYANQTFATVADGELLTLIEAWIGALSYSLQLYFDFSGYSDMAIGLGKLFNLQLQINFNSPYKATSIIDFWRRWHITLSNYLRDYLYIPLGGSRKGNVRRYINLMITMVLCGLWHGAGWTFIIWGGLQGVYLLINHRWRSLQPTELETALQHPLWRHTSHWLITFVAVVVGWVIFRAPNLNIAVEMLKSMACFNGISLPESFQSDLLQTLGFQFEGWLPNLSIEIEQLDDVNEVEPAMIFTVLAIQFIVVRFLPNTQQWMNYDASISEQVSNISIFFQQQFQKTWHWQPTQFWAIVTALMTATALLNLAKVSEFLYFEF, encoded by the coding sequence ATGCTGTTTAACTCGGTTGAGTTTATTGTTTGGTTTTTGCCAGCAACACTGCTGCTTTTTTTTCAAATTGGCAGATTTGGTTATTATCGTTTAGCCATCGCTTGGTTATTTGCAGCCTCACTAATTTTCTATAGCTGGTGGAATCCCATCAATTTAATTGTTCTCATTGGCTCTATTCTATTTAATTTTGCTATTGGTGCAGGACTTAGTCGATCGCCGCTTCACTCAAGCCTGAAACAAGCTGGATTAGCACTAGGAATTGGATCAAACTTAGCGCTAATCGGATATTTCAAATACGCAAGTTTTCTGGCTGAAACTACTAATGCAGTTCTTCAAACAAATTTTTACTTAGGCGAGATTATTTTACCATTAGGAATCTCGTTTTTTACCTTTCAGCAAATTGCCTATCTAATTGATAGCTATCGTGGCGAAGTGACATCTAGCTATACCTTACTAGATTATTGCTTATTCGTAGCATTTTTCCCTCAACTGATTGCAGGTCCACTCTTGCACCACAAAGAGATTATTTCTCAATTTACTAATAAATCTATCTTTCAAATTCAACCGAATAATTTTGCGATCGGCTTAACCATTTTTGCCATTGGATTATTTAAAAAAATTGTTTTTGCGGATACTGTTGCGGTTTATGCTAACCAAACGTTTGCGACCGTAGCCGATGGTGAATTGTTGACTCTGATTGAAGCTTGGATTGGGGCACTTTCCTATAGCTTACAGCTTTACTTTGATTTTTCTGGCTATTCTGATATGGCGATCGGTCTTGGCAAACTATTTAATTTACAACTACAAATTAACTTTAATTCGCCCTACAAAGCTACTAGCATAATTGACTTTTGGCGGCGCTGGCACATTACTTTATCGAATTACTTACGTGACTATCTCTACATTCCCTTGGGTGGCAGTCGCAAAGGCAACGTTCGCCGCTATATTAACTTAATGATCACAATGGTGCTGTGCGGCTTGTGGCATGGGGCTGGATGGACATTTATTATTTGGGGTGGTCTACAGGGCGTTTATTTGCTAATTAATCATCGGTGGCGATCGCTGCAACCAACCGAGTTAGAGACAGCGCTACAACACCCTCTATGGCGACATACAAGCCATTGGTTGATCACATTTGTTGCCGTTGTTGTAGGGTGGGTAATTTTTCGTGCACCCAATCTGAATATTGCAGTGGAAATGCTGAAGAGTATGGCCTGTTTTAATGGCATCTCTTTACCCGAATCATTTCAATCAGATCTTTTACAGACTTTGGGGTTTCAATTTGAGGGTTGGTTGCCGAATTTGTCGATCGAAATTGAGCAGTTGGATGATGTCAATGAAGTAGAACCTGCAATGATTTTTACAGTGCTAGCCATACAATTCATCGTGGTACGATTTCTGCCCAATACTCAACAGTGGATGAATTATGACGCATCCATATCTGAACAAGTATCTAATATTTCGATTTTTTTTCAACAGCAATTTCAAAAAACATGGCACTGGCAACCAACTCAATTTTGGGCAATTGTTACGGCTCTAATGACGGCAACTGCATTGCTGAATCTCGCTAAAGTCAGCGAGTTTTTATATTTTGAATTTTGA
- a CDS encoding ABC transporter permease — MKRQLRHLVRLSGTLISVYYAHMLEYRAELFFWVLSGSLPFILMGVWVEAAEGGQFGLSSLEFVRYFLAVFLVRQFTIVWVIWDFEREVVEGKLSFRLLQPLDPIWHHLSSHFAERFARLPFSFVLVALFFWLYPDAFWFPNLSSLLLFVLVVFLAFVLRFVTQYAFSMLAFWMERANAIESFWFLLYLFLSGIVAPLEIFPPAVRQVVEWTPFPYMIHFPASLLVGLPTDFWRSLMIMLGWILFFTLLNRVLWRLGLKRYSGMGA; from the coding sequence ATGAAACGTCAACTGCGCCACCTGGTTCGTCTGTCAGGAACGCTGATTTCAGTGTATTACGCCCACATGTTAGAGTATCGGGCCGAGTTATTTTTTTGGGTGTTATCTGGCAGTTTGCCATTTATTTTGATGGGGGTTTGGGTTGAGGCGGCTGAGGGAGGGCAGTTTGGCTTATCGTCGCTTGAGTTTGTACGCTATTTTTTGGCGGTGTTTTTGGTGCGGCAATTTACGATCGTTTGGGTGATTTGGGACTTTGAGCGCGAAGTTGTGGAAGGGAAACTGTCCTTTCGATTGCTGCAACCGCTCGATCCAATTTGGCATCACCTATCTTCTCACTTTGCTGAACGGTTTGCCCGGCTACCATTTTCCTTCGTTTTGGTGGCGCTATTTTTCTGGCTTTACCCGGATGCTTTCTGGTTTCCCAACCTGTCAAGTTTGCTGTTGTTTGTGCTGGTAGTGTTCCTGGCATTTGTGCTGCGATTTGTCACCCAATATGCCTTCTCGATGCTGGCGTTTTGGATGGAACGGGCTAATGCGATCGAATCGTTTTGGTTTTTGCTTTACCTATTTTTGTCAGGCATTGTAGCTCCGCTGGAAATTTTTCCGCCTGCGGTGCGTCAAGTGGTGGAATGGACACCATTTCCCTACATGATTCATTTTCCTGCCAGTCTTTTAGTGGGCTTACCGACCGATTTTTGGCGCAGTTTGATGATTATGCTGGGTTGGATTTTGTTCTTTACCCTTTTAAATCGAGTGTTGTGGCGGCTAGGATTAAAGCGATATTCCGGGATGGGCGCATAA
- a CDS encoding CRR6 family NdhI maturation factor, with protein sequence MTTTITLNADQLNTLDLSPVETILNEWQQAGSIATHEQEIRFELDYPRDATDPRELSEIPEIRLWFVRLDARYPWLPILLNWESGELARYAAMLVPHQFSPEGIQFNPEALEIFMMHKVFVLMDWMKQQGNLRYSQLKFMTQMLGYELDDGFFEFLGV encoded by the coding sequence ATGACAACCACCATTACACTCAATGCCGATCAATTGAATACGCTGGATCTTTCGCCCGTCGAAACAATTTTGAATGAATGGCAACAAGCCGGATCGATCGCCACTCACGAACAAGAAATTCGCTTCGAGCTAGATTATCCTCGCGATGCTACCGATCCGCGAGAGCTTTCCGAAATTCCTGAAATTCGTCTGTGGTTTGTGCGCCTTGATGCTCGCTATCCCTGGCTACCAATCTTACTGAACTGGGAGTCCGGCGAGTTAGCCCGCTACGCCGCCATGTTAGTTCCCCATCAATTTAGCCCGGAAGGCATTCAATTCAACCCAGAGGCGCTGGAAATTTTCATGATGCACAAGGTATTTGTGTTGATGGACTGGATGAAACAGCAAGGGAACCTTCGTTACAGCCAACTCAAATTTATGACCCAGATGTTGGGCTATGAGCTAGACGACGGTTTCTTTGAGTTTTTGGGCGTGTAG